In Candidatus Cloacimonadota bacterium, the genomic window TCACCCTCGACGGCGAAGCCCGCACCCGGGCGGTGATGTACTATGCCGATGAACACGATGAAGCCGGCAGCCACATCGACAGTAAACTTTGGCTGGGAACCAACCTGAGCGTCAACCCAGACCTCAATCTCCGCCTCAATCTGCAGTTCGGCGACGTGGTTTGGGGCAGCACCACCGGCGGCCAGGCCGGAGGCGGCATCAGCGCCGGCATCCCCGTCACCGCCTACGAACTTTATGTGGATTACCGCATCCAGGCCATCCGGTCCAACGTCCGGGTGGGCCAGCAATACTGGGCGGATCACCGTTCCCTGATGCTCGACGACTCCTTCAGCGGTGTCACCTTCAGCTCCGACGACGTGCTGGGCCTGCAAACCACCCTCGGCTGGATCAAGCAGGTGGAGGGTGACCGCCATCTGGCCGGCGACGACGTGAACAGCTTCCTGCTGAGCGCGCGGGGCAAGGTTTGGGGCTTGCAGGCCTTCTACACCATGAACGAAGCCGACAGCGCTGGAGCCTCCACCGACATCATCACGGCCCTGCCCTATCTGGCTTGGGATCTGAAACCTTTGAACATCGACCTCACCGGCATCCTGCAGCATTCCATTTCCCCCACCGCGAATGACCTCGACTATGGCGCGGCAGCCAGGATCAGCGCGGAGCTCAAGCCGGTGGAACTGGGCCTGGACGCCCTCTGGTACGCCAACGAGGACCCTCAGAACAACTACGCTCTCTCCCAGTATTACATGAACAAACTCTACATCTTTGGTGTGGGCCAGCACTTCGACGGCTGGGTGGGCTGGGACCAAGTGAACTGGTATTGGGGCCAGACAGACGCTCCGGACATGTATCTGGGCACCGTGGGCTTTGCCAATGTCGCCCTGGCCAAAAACCTCGGTCTCTTCGCCGCCGGCGGCCTGGTGCTGAAAACCGGCTGGGAAGCCAACGCCGGTCTGGAACTGGATCTCGGCAATTTCCAACTGGCCGCCTACAGCGCTTACGGCCAGCATCAAGGGGCCGCCAGGCCCAGCTATCTGATCGGCTCCACCCTCAAAGCCTCTTTCTATTGATCAGGCGCATCATCCGACCTTGTTTCCGGGACCTCCCAGCCCCGGTATTTTTTGGCTACCTTTCAAATCGAGTGGGTGGAGTGATCGGCTGGATACAGACTTTCCACCGCCCTCTCCCGCTCCGTCTTTCCGGCCGGTGAAGCTGGAGTCGAGCGAGTCACGAGCATCGACTCCAGCAGAGCCAGACCCGGAATCCAGACGGTCCGGGTAATGCCATCAGAGGGTGTCGATACAGACTGCGTCTGTAGCGACCCCGCCTGGACTGGCTATTCCCGCAAGGGCTGGATTCCGTCTCTTCGCGCCGGAGGCGCTCCGTTCCGGAATGACGTGGGTTTGATTCTGGTGGATGAGGGTTCTGCTGTAGTTGATGCTCCTGCGTCGTTCGACTCCAGCGGAGTGGAAGATGCTTATATCCGTAAATCCGTTCAATCAGTAAATCCGTATGAAAGTTGAATACCCCGGTTCTGCTGTAGTTGATGCTCCAGCGTCGCTCGACTCCAGCGGGCTTTTCCGAAATGACGCATCGATACTTGTTGGGTTAAAATACTTCCGTCATATTGTCACTCAACCCACTCGGTTTGAAAGAGAGCTTTTTTTATTTACCCAGCGCTGCACAGGCAGAAGCCGGCAAAATTGACAACGATGTATCCATATGCGGAAAAAAGAGCTTACGTATCCAGAATGAATATTTGTCTTGACAGGATTTGGCAATGTCAGATTCTTTGTTCATAGAATTAACAGCGAGGAATGAACATGCTCCAGCTTTATCCCAAAGCACGCAAAAAATCGGTTTCCCCGGTGGATTACCGGCTCAAGATCCTGGTATCCGCCATCAAGGTTTTTTCCCAGAAAGGCTTCGCGAAAACCACCATGTCCGACGTGGCCAACAATGCCAGGGTTGGCGTGGGCACGCTTTACAACTATTTTCGCAACAAGGATGACCTGCTGCTGCAGTGCATGAAAAAGACGATCGAGGACGAGATCGAACAGATCAAGGTGGAGAGTGAAAAGCTGGCCGATCCCTTCGAGAAGCTTGAGTATTTCCTGCACGAACACAGGCTGCTGATGGAAAGCAAGCCCTACATCGCCCGCTTTCTGATCATCGAACTGCGCCAGAGCGAAGGTTTTTACAAACGCAATCCCTCCTACAACCCCATGCAGTACTATCTGGACTTCATCAGCGGGATCTTTGCCGAGGGCGTGGCCCAGGGCAGGATCCGCGACGTCGATCCGCAGGTGATGGCCCTCTCCATCCTGGGCACCATCGACATGCTGCTCACCCAGTGGCTGATCCACGGCCGGGATTACGACATCGAAGCCGTCTGGAACAAATACCGGGACATCGTGGGCTACGGACTGGAAAAAACCAAAGCCTGACCGCATCGCAGACCTCAAGCCTCCGGCGCAAGATTTTCCTTGTCAAATGACGTCGCGCCGTAAAGATGGGAAAAAAAGCCCAAAGGATCTTACAATGAAGCTTTCGCAACGGGCGCTGGACATCCAGGCCTCACCCATCCGCAAGCTGATGCCGCACGCGGTGGCCACCAAACAGCGCGGCCTGAAGGTTTATCAGCTCAACATCGGCCAGCCGGACATCCCCACCCCCCAGCCGATGCTGGACGCCTATCACTCTTTCTCGGAAAAAGTGCTGGCCTACGGGCCTTCCCAGGGACTGGATGCCTACCGGCACGGACTGGTGGAATACTACGCCAAACAGAACATCCCCCTGAAGGAAAACCAGATCATCGTGACCACCGCCGGTTCGGAAGCCGTGACCTTTGCCATGATGGTGGTGGCCGCAGCCGGCGACGAGATCATTGTGCCGGAACCCTTTTACACCAACTACAACGGCTTTGCCACCATGGCCGGGATCAACATCCGCCCGCTGCTCACCCTGGCCGAGACTGGTTATCAGCTGCCCGGCGACGCGGCGATCGAGGCCCTGATCACGCCACGCACCAAGGCGATAATGATCTGCAATCCGGGCAATCCCACCGGCACGGTCTATTCGCGGGAAGACGTCTTCCGCCTGGGCGCGCTGGCCAAAAAGCACGGCCTGTTCGTGATCTCGGACGAAGTTTACCGCGAGTTCATCTATGAAGGCTTTCAGCACACCAGCATCCTGCATGTGCCGGGGCTGGAAGAGCAGGCGGTGATGGTGGACAGCGTTTCCAAGCGCTACAGCGCCTGCGGGGCCCGCATCGGCTGCATCGCCTCGCGAAATCAGGCTTTGATGGACGCCACGCTGAAATTCGCCCAGGCCCGGCTCTGCCCCCCCACGGTGGACCAGCTGGCCGCCCTGGCCTGCGTGCCTTTGGGCGCCGACTTTTTCCGGCCCCTCATTGCCGAATACCAGGCCCGCCGCGATCTGGTCTTCAACGCCTTGATGGAGATCCCCGGCGTGGTCTGCGTGAAACCCCAGGGCGCTTTTTACATCCTGGTGAAGCTACCTGTGGATGATTGCGAACAGTTCATCGTGTGGATGCTGGATGAGTTCAACCTCGACGGCGAAACGGTGATGGGCGCCCCCGGCGAAGGGTTCTATGCCACTCCGGGGCTGGGACGCAACGAAATGCGCCTGGCCTACGTGCTGAACGAAACCGAGCTGCACAAGGCGATGCGGATCTTCGCCCGCGGCTTTGAGGAATACCAAAAACTGCAGACCTGAACCTTTATAAACCCAAGGCGGTGTAATGAAAACCAAGCGCAAGATCGAGCCCTACCTCTATCTGCTGCCCGCATTGTTGCTGTTGCTGCTGTTTCGCTTCATCCCCATCATCATGTCCTTTGTGATCAGCTTTTTCCAGTTTGGGGTTACCGACATCGGCAAATTCCTGGGCTTTGCAAACTACGACCGGCTGCTGTCCGACAAGGAATTCTGGACCTCGATGATGAACACCCTCTGGCTGGTGCTGATCGCCGTTCCGGCCAGCATCATCCTGCCGCTGATCTTTGCCCAGATGCTCAATCAGATCAAATGGCTGAAAGGCTTTTTCCGCACCATCTATTTCATGCCCTTCGTCACCTCGCTGGTGGCGGTTTCGATCGTGTGGAAGATCATTTTCTCGGAGCAGGCGGGCCTGGCCAACACCACCCTGCAATGGCTGGGAATGAAGCCGCAGCTTTGGCTGGCAGAGCCGCGCGGCATTTTCACCCTGCTCTTCGAAAGCATGGGGGTAAGCCTCCCCGCCTGGATGGGCGGGCCTTCGCTGGCGCTGTTTTCCATCATCATCATGACGGTCTGGAAAAGCCTGGGCTACAACACCATCATCTACCTGGCCGGCCTGCAGAACATCTCCAAGGCCTATTACGAGGCCGCGGACATCGACGGCGCCGGCAAGCTGCGCCAGTTCTTCAAGATCACCGTACCCCTCATCTCGCCCACCACCTTCTACGTGCTGCTGATGACCACCATCGTCAGCTTCCAGACCTTCGCCCAGATCTACATGATGACGGACAAGGGCGGGCCACTGGGCACCACCAAGCTGATCGTCTATTACATCTACGAAAAAGGCTTCGACAAGCTGGACATGGGCTATGCCAGCGCCGCCTCCATCATCCTGTTCATCGTGATCCTGGGCCTCACGCTGCTGCAGCGCCGCCTGGAAAAAAACGTCAATTACTGAGGATGCCAAAATGAGAAACGCGCTTGGTTCCACCCTTATCTACCTGTTTCTGGTGATCTTCGGTTTCACGATGATCGTGCCCTTCATCTGGATGCTTTCCACCTCGCTGATGACCCAGAGCGAATTCAACAAGAACGATTCCATTTTCATTCCCAAAGAGGAATACCACGTTTGGAAGGATGGCGACACCGAGCACAAGGTGATCCTGGTGCAAACCGAAGGGCAGAAAGCCGTGATCCACGTGCTGGACGCCGACGGCCAGATCTCGCCCGAATTTGGGGAATACAAAGAGGTGCCGGCCGACGCGGTGAAACTGGTGCGCAAGAAACCCAGCTTCCACTTCGACAACTTCGTGAAGGCTTTCAAAAAAGTGCCCTTCGCCACCTATTTCGCCAACACCCTCTTCGTTTCCATCCTTACCCTCGCGGGGGTGCTGGTCACCTCGGTGCTGGCCGCCTATGCCTTTGCCCGCATGGATTTCAAGGGCAAGGACCTCATCTTTTACCTCTTCCTGAGCATGATGATGGTGCCGGAGCCGATCTACATCATCTCCTCCTACATCATGCTGGATAAATTCAACTGGCTGGATACCTACAACGCCCTGATCATACCCTGGTGCGTGAACATCTTCACCATCTTCCTCTTCCGCCAGCACTTCAAATCGCTGCCCCAGGAGCTCTTCGACGCCGCCTCCATCGATGGTTGCAGCACCTTCGGGATGCTCACGCGGATCATCCTGCCCCTCTCCAAGGGCGTGATCGCCACCGCCGCCGTCTTTTCCCTCATCGGCAGCTGGAATAGTTTCATGTGGCCCCTGGTGATGACGGACCGGCCCGAACTGCGGGTTTTGCAGGTGGGATTGAGCTATTTCAACCAGGAGGCGTCCACCCAGACGACCCTGCTGATGGCGGCCTCCACCTTCAGCATCCTGCCCATCCTGATCATCTTCTTCCTCGCGCAGAAACAGATCATCGCCAGCTACGCCAAAGCCGGCCTCAAAGATTGACACGGAGTTTAAACCCATGAGTAAAAGCAAAGTCGACGTCCGCCACATCAAGCGGCAGATCCAGAAAAGCGAAGCCACCAAAAAGGGAAAGCCCGACTATCAGGTTCCCGCCAAAGCCGAGGTCCTGGACGATTTCCAGTACCGGCCCCAACCTCTGCAAAACCCCAAAGCCAACCTCATCGTGGCTTGGGCGGTGTTCGCCATCGCCCTGATCGTCTATCTGCTCACCCAGGCCCGCACCACCTCCTTCTGGGACAGCGGCGAGTACGCCACCTGCATCAGCAGCCTGGGCGTGCCCCATCCCCCCGGAAACCCTTTCTACATCCTCTTTGGCAGGGCTTTGGCCGTTCTTCTCGGCGGCATTTTCTCCCATGCCTGGATCGCCGCCTTCATCTCCGGGCTGTTCAGCGCCTTTGCCGTGATGTTCACCTATTTGATCACAGTGCAGCTCACCAGCATGTTCCGGATCAAGGATTGGGAAGCCATGTTTGCCGGAGTGGTGGCCGCGCTGCTGACCGCCTTTTCCTTCACCTTCTGGATGAATGCCGTGGAGGCCGAGGTCTATGCCGGGCTGTCCTTCTTTGTCACCATCATCATCTGGCTTACGCTTTGGTGGGTGCAGCACTCGCGGGATTTCCACCATCAGAACGTGCTGCTGCTGATCGTTTACCTCTTCTTCCTGGGCTTTGGCGTGCACCAAACCGCCCTGCAGATAGCCCCCGCCATCCTCTTCATCGTGGTCTGGCCGCTGCTGGCACAGGGCTCCAAAAAAAGCGGCTTCTGGTACAAGTTCTTCGGTTACGGGATCGCCCTGATCCTCAGTTACCTCATTTTCGGCGCCATCGGCAACAGCATGGGCATGGATTCCCTGGACCAGCTAGGCCTGATGCTCTGCATCATTGCCCTGATGGTGGTGGAACTGCGCGAGGTCTTTGCCAGACGCCTCTGGCTGCTCGGCCTCCTGCTGGTGGTGGTGGGCATCTCCTCCCACCTCTACATACCCATCCGCGCAGCGGACAAACCTTTCATCAACCTTGGCGATCCCAGCACCACCCAACGTTTTCAGGAATACATCCAGCGCAAGCAGTACAAAGCCGAAACCGAAACTTCGATGTTCGACCGCCGCGGGGCTTTTGTCAAGCACCAGCTGGGCTTCCACTTCCTGCGCTATTTCGGCTGGCAGTGGTTCAAACAGGACTCCGTGATCCGCGCCACCAAGCTGCCGCAGCTGGTGGTGAACATCTTTGCCGGCCTGTTCGTGGCATTTCTGGGCCTCTTTGGCGCCGTTTTCCACTACCGCAAAAACAAACACAGCTTCTTCTACCTGCTGGCCATCATGCTCTGCGTTACCCTGCTGATGGTCTTTGTGATGAACCTTTCAGACGAGGAGGTGCGTGACCGCGACTACTTCTTCGTGGTGGCCTACAACATGTGGGCCATCTGGATGGGCATTGGCGCGCTGGCCTTGCTCAGCCTCTTCCGGGACAAGGCGCTGCGGACAGCCATCGTCGCCCTGATGCTGCTGCTGCCCCTGCTCAATCTGGCCGTCCAGTATCGCGAACACGACCGCTCCCGGGAATTCATCGCCCTGGATTACGGTGTCAACTTCCTCAATTCCGTGGAGGAAAACGCCATCATCTTCACCAACGGCGACAACGACACCTATCCCCTCTGGTATGCCCAAACCGTGAAAGACCCCCATGCCAAAGAGCACCTCCACGCGGCCCGTGACCTCTTCCCCACCCAGGCTTCGAGCGCCGCCCTCGCCCAGGCCGCGAAGTACAAAAGCACCCGCCTCAAAGGCATCCGCCAGGACGTCACCATCGCCAACCTCTCCCTGCTGAACACGTCCTGGTATGTGCGCCAGCTGCGGGACCAGGAAGGCGTGAACATCAGCTGGAGCGAGGAAGAGATCAGCTCCCTGGACGACAGGACCGGAGGCTATATCTCCTACCTGGCCAGGGATTCCGTCACCTATGACGCCGGCGATCCCCAGGGAACTCAGAAGTTCACCGTGAAATACGCCCAGAGCCGGGAAGAGAGCGATCAAACCGGAGCTTTCATGCCCCTCCGCGCCTCCGATTTCTCCGTGCTGCAGATCGTGAAGGACAACTTCGGCAAGCGCCCCATCTACTTCGCCGTCACCTGCGAATCGAACGTGGGCTTCGACGAATACCTGCGCAGCGAAGGCATGGTCTCCCGCGTCACCCACATCAAGTCCGCCACCGGCAGGGAGGCCGTGGACCTGCCCCGCCTGCTCACCAACATCGACAAGGTTTACCAGTACCGCTCCATCGACGACTCCAGGGTCTTCAAAGACGACAACATGACGCGCCTGATCTCCAACTACGGCTCCGGCTATTCCCGTGCCGCATTGGAATTCACCCGTGCCGGCAAGTTCGAACAGGCCCTCGCCTACGCCAACAAAGCCAAAAAATTCATCGACGGCGAACTCCGCCTCACGGAGTTTTGGGTGAACTACTACGCCGGCACAGGCCAGATCGCCAAGCTGGACGAATTCGTCGATAAAAACATCCTGCCCCATACGGACGCCGTGCGCATCTACAACAGCTATGTGCTGAACACCATGGCCACGGAATATCCGCGCTATTTCCCCCGCTACATGAAGAA contains:
- a CDS encoding TetR/AcrR family transcriptional regulator, translating into MLQLYPKARKKSVSPVDYRLKILVSAIKVFSQKGFAKTTMSDVANNARVGVGTLYNYFRNKDDLLLQCMKKTIEDEIEQIKVESEKLADPFEKLEYFLHEHRLLMESKPYIARFLIIELRQSEGFYKRNPSYNPMQYYLDFISGIFAEGVAQGRIRDVDPQVMALSILGTIDMLLTQWLIHGRDYDIEAVWNKYRDIVGYGLEKTKA
- a CDS encoding pyridoxal phosphate-dependent aminotransferase, with the translated sequence MKLSQRALDIQASPIRKLMPHAVATKQRGLKVYQLNIGQPDIPTPQPMLDAYHSFSEKVLAYGPSQGLDAYRHGLVEYYAKQNIPLKENQIIVTTAGSEAVTFAMMVVAAAGDEIIVPEPFYTNYNGFATMAGINIRPLLTLAETGYQLPGDAAIEALITPRTKAIMICNPGNPTGTVYSREDVFRLGALAKKHGLFVISDEVYREFIYEGFQHTSILHVPGLEEQAVMVDSVSKRYSACGARIGCIASRNQALMDATLKFAQARLCPPTVDQLAALACVPLGADFFRPLIAEYQARRDLVFNALMEIPGVVCVKPQGAFYILVKLPVDDCEQFIVWMLDEFNLDGETVMGAPGEGFYATPGLGRNEMRLAYVLNETELHKAMRIFARGFEEYQKLQT
- a CDS encoding sugar ABC transporter permease, which encodes MKTKRKIEPYLYLLPALLLLLLFRFIPIIMSFVISFFQFGVTDIGKFLGFANYDRLLSDKEFWTSMMNTLWLVLIAVPASIILPLIFAQMLNQIKWLKGFFRTIYFMPFVTSLVAVSIVWKIIFSEQAGLANTTLQWLGMKPQLWLAEPRGIFTLLFESMGVSLPAWMGGPSLALFSIIIMTVWKSLGYNTIIYLAGLQNISKAYYEAADIDGAGKLRQFFKITVPLISPTTFYVLLMTTIVSFQTFAQIYMMTDKGGPLGTTKLIVYYIYEKGFDKLDMGYASAASIILFIVILGLTLLQRRLEKNVNY
- a CDS encoding carbohydrate ABC transporter permease, producing the protein MRNALGSTLIYLFLVIFGFTMIVPFIWMLSTSLMTQSEFNKNDSIFIPKEEYHVWKDGDTEHKVILVQTEGQKAVIHVLDADGQISPEFGEYKEVPADAVKLVRKKPSFHFDNFVKAFKKVPFATYFANTLFVSILTLAGVLVTSVLAAYAFARMDFKGKDLIFYLFLSMMMVPEPIYIISSYIMLDKFNWLDTYNALIIPWCVNIFTIFLFRQHFKSLPQELFDAASIDGCSTFGMLTRIILPLSKGVIATAAVFSLIGSWNSFMWPLVMTDRPELRVLQVGLSYFNQEASTQTTLLMAASTFSILPILIIFFLAQKQIIASYAKAGLKD
- a CDS encoding DUF2723 domain-containing protein, with the protein product MSKSKVDVRHIKRQIQKSEATKKGKPDYQVPAKAEVLDDFQYRPQPLQNPKANLIVAWAVFAIALIVYLLTQARTTSFWDSGEYATCISSLGVPHPPGNPFYILFGRALAVLLGGIFSHAWIAAFISGLFSAFAVMFTYLITVQLTSMFRIKDWEAMFAGVVAALLTAFSFTFWMNAVEAEVYAGLSFFVTIIIWLTLWWVQHSRDFHHQNVLLLIVYLFFLGFGVHQTALQIAPAILFIVVWPLLAQGSKKSGFWYKFFGYGIALILSYLIFGAIGNSMGMDSLDQLGLMLCIIALMVVELREVFARRLWLLGLLLVVVGISSHLYIPIRAADKPFINLGDPSTTQRFQEYIQRKQYKAETETSMFDRRGAFVKHQLGFHFLRYFGWQWFKQDSVIRATKLPQLVVNIFAGLFVAFLGLFGAVFHYRKNKHSFFYLLAIMLCVTLLMVFVMNLSDEEVRDRDYFFVVAYNMWAIWMGIGALALLSLFRDKALRTAIVALMLLLPLLNLAVQYREHDRSREFIALDYGVNFLNSVEENAIIFTNGDNDTYPLWYAQTVKDPHAKEHLHAARDLFPTQASSAALAQAAKYKSTRLKGIRQDVTIANLSLLNTSWYVRQLRDQEGVNISWSEEEISSLDDRTGGYISYLARDSVTYDAGDPQGTQKFTVKYAQSREESDQTGAFMPLRASDFSVLQIVKDNFGKRPIYFAVTCESNVGFDEYLRSEGMVSRVTHIKSATGREAVDLPRLLTNIDKVYQYRSIDDSRVFKDDNMTRLISNYGSGYSRAALEFTRAGKFEQALAYANKAKKFIDGELRLTEFWVNYYAGTGQIAKLDEFVDKNILPHTDAVRIYNSYVLNTMATEYPRYFPRYMKKLLLAFPNEMDLAQLAVYYGYNNDLMPQVQNTLDSLMAENKLGYNLQDLNNYLGMGEEEAGADSF